A single genomic interval of Saccharothrix saharensis harbors:
- a CDS encoding enoyl-CoA hydratase, with the protein MAEVLLQRSDRVAVITVHDPERRNALTLDLSDQLVAAVRACEDDTDVHAVVVTGAPPAFCAGADLTALGEAREEGLRRIYAGFLAVARCALPTIAAVGGAAVGAGLNLALACDVRLVNANAKFDARFLQLGIHPGGGMTWMLQRLVGPQTATAMTLFGQVLDADAAVSRGLAWARVDGGQDELVAAAVELARPSAEASRELVRTIKASMRTTATLDDHAHAVDAELVPQVASIATPEFQAKLAAMKARISGRR; encoded by the coding sequence ATGGCCGAAGTGCTCCTGCAACGCTCCGACCGCGTGGCGGTCATCACCGTGCACGACCCCGAACGCCGCAACGCGCTCACGCTCGACCTGTCCGACCAGCTCGTGGCCGCCGTCCGGGCCTGCGAGGACGACACCGACGTGCACGCCGTCGTCGTCACGGGCGCACCACCGGCGTTCTGCGCGGGCGCGGACCTCACGGCGTTGGGCGAAGCCCGGGAAGAGGGCCTGCGGCGCATCTACGCCGGGTTCCTCGCGGTGGCCCGCTGCGCGCTGCCCACCATCGCGGCGGTCGGCGGCGCGGCGGTCGGCGCGGGGCTCAACCTGGCGCTGGCCTGCGACGTGCGCCTGGTGAACGCGAACGCGAAGTTCGACGCGCGGTTCCTCCAGCTCGGCATCCACCCCGGCGGCGGGATGACCTGGATGCTCCAGCGGCTGGTCGGGCCCCAGACCGCGACCGCCATGACCCTGTTCGGCCAGGTCTTGGACGCGGACGCGGCGGTATCCCGCGGTCTGGCCTGGGCACGGGTCGACGGCGGGCAGGACGAGCTGGTCGCCGCCGCGGTCGAGCTCGCCCGCCCTTCGGCCGAAGCTTCGCGCGAACTGGTGCGCACCATCAAGGCGTCCATGCGCACGACCGCGACGTTGGACGACCACGCCCACGCAGTGGACGCGGAACTCGTTCCCCAGGTGGCCTCGATCGCGACTCCGGAGTTCCAGGCGAAGCTGGCCGCGATGAAGGCCAGGATCAGCGGCCGCCGGTGA
- a CDS encoding 2-oxoacid:acceptor oxidoreductase subunit alpha — protein MTTDVGNGAAPGGSPEQTEPGGTAPGAYGANGAVRKLDRVVIRFAGDSGDGMQLTGDRFTSEAAAFGNDLATQPNFPAEIRAPQGTLPGVSSFQLHFADYDILTPGDRPDVLVAMNPAALKANIDDLPKGGILIVNTDEFTKRNLVKVGYAADPLEDNTLTETYQVHKVAMATLTIGALENTGLGKKDAERAKNMFALGLLSWMYHRPTEGTERFLREKFAKKPDIAEANVLAFRAGWNYGETTESFAVTYEVAPAKLDQGTYRQITGNTALAYGIVAAGQQSGLPVVLGTYPITPASDILHELSKHKNFGITTLQAEDEIAGIGAALGASYGGALGVTSTSGPGVALKSETIGLAVMTELPLIVIDVQRGGPSTGLPTKTEQADLLQAMFGRNGESPVAIVAPQSPADCFDAALEAARIALVYRTPVLLLSDGAIANGSEPWLIPDLSELPDLTVEFATEPNAPDGESFWPYLRDPETLARPWAVPGTAGLQHRIGGLEKADGSGNISYDPANHDHMVRLRQRKIDGIEVPDVEVDDPSGEARVLVVGWGSSYGPIGAAARRVRKLGMPVAHAHLRHLNPFPRNLGEVLSRYDKVVVPEMNLGQLALLLRAKYLVDAISYTKVQGLPFKAEELQDVLADVIKGVSE, from the coding sequence ATGACTACCGACGTTGGTAACGGCGCCGCGCCAGGTGGCTCGCCTGAGCAGACCGAGCCCGGGGGCACCGCTCCCGGGGCGTACGGGGCGAACGGCGCGGTCCGCAAGCTCGACCGCGTGGTGATCCGCTTCGCCGGCGACTCCGGCGACGGCATGCAGCTCACGGGTGACCGCTTCACCTCGGAAGCCGCCGCGTTCGGCAACGACCTCGCCACCCAGCCGAACTTCCCGGCCGAGATCCGGGCGCCACAGGGCACGCTCCCGGGCGTCTCCAGCTTCCAGCTGCACTTCGCCGACTACGACATCCTCACCCCCGGCGACCGCCCCGACGTGCTGGTGGCGATGAACCCGGCGGCCCTCAAGGCGAACATCGACGACCTGCCCAAGGGCGGGATCCTGATCGTCAACACCGACGAGTTCACCAAGCGCAACCTGGTCAAGGTCGGCTACGCGGCCGACCCGCTCGAGGACAACACGCTCACCGAGACCTACCAGGTGCACAAGGTCGCGATGGCCACGCTGACCATCGGCGCGCTGGAGAACACCGGCCTGGGCAAGAAGGACGCGGAACGGGCGAAGAACATGTTCGCCCTCGGCCTGCTGTCATGGATGTACCACCGGCCCACCGAGGGCACGGAGCGGTTCCTGCGCGAGAAGTTCGCCAAGAAGCCCGACATCGCCGAGGCCAACGTGCTGGCGTTCCGGGCCGGCTGGAACTACGGCGAGACCACCGAGTCCTTCGCGGTCACCTACGAGGTCGCGCCCGCCAAGCTCGACCAGGGCACCTACCGGCAGATCACCGGCAACACCGCGCTCGCCTACGGCATCGTCGCGGCCGGTCAGCAGTCCGGGCTGCCCGTGGTGCTGGGCACGTACCCGATCACCCCGGCGTCGGACATCCTGCACGAGCTGTCCAAGCACAAGAACTTCGGCATCACCACGCTCCAGGCCGAGGACGAGATCGCGGGCATCGGCGCGGCACTGGGCGCGTCCTACGGCGGCGCGCTGGGCGTGACGTCGACGTCCGGCCCGGGTGTGGCGCTGAAGTCGGAGACCATCGGCCTGGCCGTGATGACCGAGCTGCCGCTGATCGTCATCGACGTGCAGCGCGGCGGCCCGTCCACCGGTCTGCCGACCAAGACCGAGCAGGCCGACCTGCTGCAGGCGATGTTCGGCCGCAACGGCGAGTCGCCGGTCGCGATCGTCGCGCCGCAGTCGCCCGCGGACTGCTTCGACGCCGCGCTGGAGGCCGCGCGCATCGCGCTGGTCTACCGCACGCCGGTGCTGCTGCTGTCCGACGGCGCGATCGCCAACGGCTCCGAGCCGTGGCTGATCCCGGACCTGTCCGAGCTGCCCGACCTGACCGTGGAGTTCGCCACCGAGCCGAACGCGCCCGACGGCGAGTCGTTCTGGCCGTACCTGCGCGACCCGGAGACGCTGGCACGACCGTGGGCGGTGCCCGGCACGGCCGGCCTCCAGCACCGCATCGGCGGCCTGGAGAAGGCCGACGGCTCCGGCAACATCTCCTACGACCCGGCCAACCACGACCACATGGTGCGGCTGCGGCAGCGCAAGATCGACGGCATCGAGGTGCCCGACGTCGAGGTCGACGACCCGTCCGGCGAGGCGCGCGTGCTCGTCGTGGGCTGGGGCTCGTCCTACGGCCCGATCGGCGCGGCGGCGCGCCGGGTGCGCAAGCTGGGCATGCCGGTGGCGCACGCGCACCTGCGGCACCTCAACCCGTTCCCGCGCAACCTCGGCGAGGTGCTGTCGCGGTACGACAAGGTCGTCGTGCCGGAGATGAACCTCGGCCAGTTGGCGCTGCTGCTGCGCGCCAAGTACCTGGTCGACGCGATCAGCTACACGAAGGTGCAGGGCCTGCCGTTCAAGGCCGAAGAGCTTCAGGACGTGCTCGCCGACGTGATCAAGGGAGTGTCCGAATGA
- the ddaH gene encoding dimethylargininase, giving the protein MTSVSFAGPGDEPIVLDVATPAAQVRVPTTRRYLMCPPAYFTVEYAINPWMDPTQPISTALAMEQWTALKETYERLGHRVETIEPQPGLPDMVFSANSGTVVDGQVLGSRFRAPQRAAEADHFRRWFLANGYRDVVMPERTNEAEGDFTWTGRYLLAGTGFRTDPLAHSEAQEVLGVPVISLQLTDPRYYHLDVALFVLADDLVAYYPDAFSPGSRRVLRRLFPDAIIATEEDAACLGLNAVSDGRHVVLPVEATALADQVARRGFDPVFVDISELRKSGGGPKCCTMELRD; this is encoded by the coding sequence ATGACCTCGGTTTCCTTCGCGGGCCCCGGTGACGAGCCGATCGTGCTCGACGTCGCCACGCCCGCCGCGCAGGTGCGCGTGCCGACCACCCGTCGGTACCTGATGTGCCCGCCCGCGTACTTCACCGTGGAGTACGCGATCAACCCGTGGATGGACCCCACGCAGCCGATCAGCACGGCGCTGGCGATGGAGCAGTGGACGGCCCTGAAGGAGACCTACGAGCGGCTGGGGCACAGGGTCGAGACCATCGAACCCCAGCCGGGCCTGCCGGACATGGTGTTCTCGGCCAACTCCGGCACCGTGGTCGACGGCCAGGTCCTCGGCTCCCGCTTCCGGGCGCCCCAGCGCGCCGCCGAAGCCGACCACTTCCGCCGCTGGTTCCTGGCCAACGGCTACCGCGACGTCGTCATGCCCGAGCGCACGAACGAGGCCGAGGGCGACTTCACCTGGACCGGCAGGTACCTCCTGGCCGGCACGGGCTTCCGCACGGACCCGCTGGCCCACTCCGAGGCGCAGGAGGTCCTGGGCGTCCCCGTCATCTCGCTGCAGCTGACGGACCCCCGCTACTACCACCTGGACGTGGCGCTGTTCGTCCTCGCCGACGACCTGGTCGCCTACTACCCGGACGCCTTCTCCCCGGGCAGCCGACGCGTCCTGCGCCGCCTGTTCCCGGACGCCATCATCGCGACCGAGGAGGACGCCGCCTGCCTGGGCCTGAACGCCGTCTCCGACGGCCGCCACGTCGTCCTGCCGGTCGAGGCGACCGCCCTGGCCGACCAGGTGGCACGCCGCGGTTTCGACCCGGTGTTCGTGGACATCTCGGAACTGCGCAAGTCCGGCGGCGGCCCCAAGTGCTGCACGATGGAACTGCGGGACTGA
- a CDS encoding LysR family transcriptional regulator produces the protein MSTSAQLLLPAGTKLSRLLHTSPLLLDTTLDQLRTLIAVYETRSALRAARVLGREQSSVQKQVDTLNRNFKSLCGEPLVVKQGRGKDVLITPTGEALVELARTTLSEWLDSIHECRRKLGTTVTVGTTRFMLDSLAKAWHHVADDFRRRDVELKVVHIRTKDIWQSLESKEVDIVCGSVVTHAGRTSGVEDFDVIEWRRGGLALLTNLPESRLGASVGTGELPKLPLVVPGEGLIAEFLRGWFGSDYRNELDIAAEIDEIQYGMSLLRSGLVEGCMIVTSGLGVVAANNELREGSGLRVVELTNDRKPQLERLVGVFARKEERAKFPADHPLNLLWAAFQREVSD, from the coding sequence ATGTCGACCTCGGCCCAGCTGCTCCTGCCCGCCGGCACCAAGCTCAGCAGGCTCCTGCACACGTCGCCACTACTGCTCGACACCACGTTGGACCAGCTCAGGACGCTGATCGCGGTGTACGAGACGCGGTCGGCCCTGCGCGCGGCCCGGGTGCTCGGCCGCGAGCAGTCCAGCGTGCAGAAGCAGGTCGACACGCTGAACCGCAACTTCAAGTCGTTGTGCGGCGAGCCGCTGGTCGTCAAGCAGGGCCGGGGAAAAGACGTGCTGATCACACCGACCGGCGAGGCGTTGGTCGAATTGGCGCGCACCACGTTGAGCGAGTGGCTGGATTCGATTCACGAGTGCCGGCGCAAGCTCGGCACCACGGTCACCGTCGGCACGACGCGGTTCATGCTCGACTCGCTGGCCAAGGCCTGGCACCACGTGGCGGACGACTTCCGCCGCCGTGACGTGGAGCTGAAGGTCGTGCACATCCGCACGAAGGACATCTGGCAGAGCCTGGAGTCCAAGGAGGTCGACATCGTGTGCGGCAGCGTGGTCACGCACGCGGGCCGCACCAGCGGTGTCGAGGACTTCGACGTGATCGAGTGGCGGCGCGGCGGGTTGGCGCTGCTCACGAACCTGCCGGAGAGCAGGCTGGGCGCGAGCGTCGGCACCGGGGAGCTGCCGAAGCTGCCGCTCGTGGTGCCCGGCGAGGGGTTGATCGCGGAATTCCTGCGCGGGTGGTTCGGATCGGATTATCGGAACGAACTGGACATAGCGGCCGAAATTGACGAGATCCAGTACGGCATGTCGTTGCTGCGGTCCGGGCTCGTCGAGGGCTGCATGATCGTCACGTCGGGCCTGGGCGTGGTGGCGGCGAACAACGAGCTGCGCGAGGGGTCGGGCCTGCGGGTGGTCGAGCTGACCAACGACCGCAAGCCGCAACTGGAGCGGCTGGTCGGGGTCTTCGCCCGCAAGGAGGAGCGGGCGAAGTTCCCGGCCGACCACCCGTTGAACCTGCTGTGGGCGGCGTTCCAGCGCGAGGTGTCGGACTAG
- a CDS encoding 4Fe-4S binding protein → MTDLPPRTRGVIALLEANCTVCMICARECPDWCIHIDSHTEVEQQPGSARPRARNVLDRFAIDYGQCLYCGICVEACPFDALHWAPDFSYPGTGGPDGEGAVAELVHERDVLATWVSHVPPPPPLDAGAEPAPETTATRPARPGTGTTRRPGALRERT, encoded by the coding sequence GTGACTGACCTGCCCCCGCGCACCCGCGGCGTCATCGCCCTGCTGGAGGCCAACTGCACGGTGTGCATGATCTGCGCCCGCGAGTGCCCCGACTGGTGCATCCACATCGACTCGCACACGGAGGTCGAGCAGCAACCCGGCTCGGCCCGGCCCCGTGCGCGCAACGTGCTCGACCGGTTCGCCATCGACTACGGGCAGTGCCTGTACTGCGGCATCTGCGTGGAGGCGTGCCCGTTCGACGCCCTGCACTGGGCGCCGGACTTCTCCTACCCCGGCACGGGCGGCCCGGACGGCGAGGGGGCGGTCGCCGAACTCGTCCACGAACGGGACGTGCTGGCCACCTGGGTCTCGCACGTGCCGCCGCCACCGCCGCTGGACGCGGGCGCCGAACCGGCACCGGAGACCACCGCCACACGCCCGGCACGCCCCGGTACCGGAACCACGCGCCGGCCGGGCGCGTTGAGGGAGAGGACGTAG
- a CDS encoding NADH-quinone oxidoreductase subunit C, with protein MSAASGVLASRVPDGVPDARVVTAFGQTTAHVPLHAWLDAARHARDELGCAQFDWLGVEDAGRPGAAGQRHAVLLHVLDPDGKDGVLLRTELGPDDALPSVAALWAGAAWHEREAAEMFGIVLADGDPAHLLLPDGFNGHPLRKDFVLASRVVRPWPGRLEPGEDGTSAPSRRRTAPPGVPDPSWGPRYERSEEDTRD; from the coding sequence GTGAGCGCCGCGTCCGGGGTACTGGCCTCCCGAGTCCCCGACGGTGTCCCCGACGCCCGGGTGGTGACGGCGTTCGGCCAGACGACCGCGCACGTGCCGCTGCACGCGTGGCTCGACGCCGCCCGCCACGCCCGCGACGAGCTGGGCTGCGCGCAGTTCGACTGGCTCGGCGTCGAGGACGCGGGACGCCCCGGCGCGGCCGGGCAGCGGCACGCCGTGCTGCTGCACGTGCTCGACCCGGACGGCAAGGACGGCGTGCTGCTGCGCACCGAGCTCGGGCCGGACGACGCGCTGCCCAGCGTCGCCGCGCTGTGGGCGGGCGCGGCGTGGCACGAGCGCGAGGCCGCGGAGATGTTCGGCATCGTCCTCGCCGACGGCGACCCGGCGCACCTGCTGCTGCCCGACGGCTTCAACGGCCACCCGCTGCGCAAGGACTTCGTGCTGGCGTCCCGCGTCGTGCGCCCGTGGCCCGGCCGGCTCGAACCGGGTGAGGACGGCACGTCCGCGCCCAGCCGCAGGCGCACCGCGCCACCCGGCGTCCCCGACCCGTCGTGGGGACCGCGATACGAGCGCTCCGAGGAGGACACCCGTGACTGA
- a CDS encoding AraC family transcriptional regulator — MTRDERELAWRRHQSHEFHRPSPDLAEHVARYWVVEWRYERPYRQLIVPYPNVHLAFQGDDALVTGVSSGHVSKELDGAGRVFGVAFRPGAFRPFLGAPVQSLTDRTVPAAAVFDHLPAHADLDGVEAMLRRNLPEPDPRARQAVEIVDRIVEDPSITRVDVLAREVGGSVRRLQRLFAEHVGVGPKWVIRRYRLHEVTERMAAGGAIDWAALAADLGYADQPHFVRDFTAMFGETPTRYAERYGDALATGRR, encoded by the coding sequence GTGACGAGGGACGAGCGCGAACTGGCGTGGCGGCGGCACCAGAGCCACGAGTTCCACCGACCGTCACCCGACCTGGCCGAGCACGTGGCGCGGTACTGGGTGGTCGAGTGGCGCTACGAGCGGCCGTACCGCCAGCTGATCGTGCCCTACCCGAACGTCCACCTGGCGTTCCAGGGCGACGACGCCCTGGTGACCGGCGTGTCCAGCGGGCACGTCTCCAAGGAGCTCGACGGCGCCGGCCGGGTGTTCGGCGTCGCGTTCCGCCCCGGCGCGTTCCGGCCGTTCCTCGGCGCGCCGGTCCAGTCGCTCACCGACCGGACCGTCCCCGCCGCGGCGGTGTTCGACCACCTGCCCGCCCACGCCGACCTCGACGGCGTGGAGGCGATGCTCCGGCGCAACCTGCCCGAGCCCGACCCGAGGGCGCGGCAGGCGGTGGAGATCGTCGACCGGATCGTCGAGGACCCCTCCATCACGCGGGTCGACGTGCTGGCCCGGGAGGTCGGCGGCAGCGTCCGGCGGCTCCAGCGCCTGTTCGCCGAGCACGTCGGCGTCGGCCCGAAGTGGGTGATCCGCCGCTACCGCCTGCACGAGGTGACCGAGCGCATGGCGGCGGGCGGCGCGATCGACTGGGCGGCCCTGGCGGCCGACCTCGGTTACGCCGACCAACCGCACTTCGTCCGCGACTTCACCGCCATGTTCGGCGAGACGCCCACCCGCTACGCCGAGCGCTACGGCGACGCCCTCGCCACCGGCCGGCGCTGA
- a CDS encoding TIGR03086 family metal-binding protein has product MSREQLIDHAVATALEVVGNVEPDRMDAPTPCAEFDVRALVNHLLFWGPSLNAAGRKASVALPAASEAEADLVSGDWAAELAAVLRDRVDAWREPSAWEGTTTLGGPQEMPAAMIGAMVLGETVVHTWDLARATGQAAAWDAGLLEFLHADLLQTAQMGRDMGIYGPEVPVPADAPLIDRVVGLTGRTP; this is encoded by the coding sequence ATGTCCCGTGAGCAATTGATCGACCATGCCGTGGCGACCGCGTTGGAGGTCGTCGGGAACGTCGAACCGGACCGGATGGACGCGCCGACGCCGTGCGCCGAATTCGACGTTCGCGCGCTTGTGAACCACCTGCTGTTCTGGGGTCCGTCGTTGAACGCGGCCGGGCGCAAGGCGTCCGTGGCGCTGCCCGCGGCCTCGGAGGCGGAAGCGGACCTGGTCTCGGGTGACTGGGCGGCGGAGCTGGCGGCCGTGCTGCGGGACCGGGTCGACGCGTGGCGCGAGCCGTCGGCCTGGGAGGGCACGACGACGTTGGGCGGCCCGCAGGAGATGCCGGCCGCGATGATCGGCGCGATGGTGCTCGGCGAGACCGTCGTGCACACGTGGGACCTGGCGCGGGCGACCGGGCAGGCGGCGGCGTGGGACGCCGGTCTGCTGGAGTTCCTGCACGCCGACCTGCTGCAGACCGCGCAGATGGGGCGTGACATGGGCATCTACGGCCCCGAGGTGCCGGTGCCGGCGGACGCGCCCCTGATCGACCGGGTCGTCGGACTCACCGGCCGCACGCCGTGA
- a CDS encoding SAM-dependent methyltransferase: protein MIVPETAHLDPDTPNIARIYDYYLGGAFNLPADRERAAVIKSVLPGMEMLARFNRGFLRRSVAFMVERGITQFLDLGSGLPTAGNTHEVAQALAPDAKVVYVDYEPVAVALGRRILRNNPNAVMVEADARRVDALFADPAVRDVLDLTRPLGIMMTGVMVFVGDHEDPVGLMKAYRDVCTPGSYIALSQLTDEQADPETKVQVHAMVEAYKGVIEQLYVRDRAGVEALFDGLTLVEPGVTLMPEWQPHPDTDIPTGSPAHHLGYAAVGRVD, encoded by the coding sequence GTGATTGTTCCCGAGACCGCCCACCTGGATCCCGACACACCCAACATCGCCCGCATCTACGACTACTACCTCGGCGGGGCGTTCAACCTGCCGGCCGACCGCGAGCGCGCCGCCGTGATCAAGTCCGTGCTGCCGGGCATGGAGATGCTCGCCCGCTTCAACCGCGGCTTCCTGCGCCGCTCGGTGGCGTTCATGGTGGAGCGGGGCATCACCCAGTTCCTGGACCTCGGCTCCGGCCTGCCCACCGCGGGCAACACGCACGAGGTAGCGCAGGCCCTCGCCCCGGACGCCAAGGTCGTCTACGTCGACTACGAGCCGGTCGCCGTCGCGCTCGGCAGGCGCATCCTGCGGAACAACCCGAACGCGGTGATGGTCGAGGCCGACGCACGCCGGGTGGACGCGCTGTTCGCCGATCCCGCCGTGCGGGACGTGCTCGACCTGACCCGGCCGCTGGGGATCATGATGACCGGCGTGATGGTGTTCGTGGGCGACCACGAGGACCCGGTGGGGCTGATGAAGGCCTACCGGGACGTGTGCACGCCGGGCAGCTACATCGCGTTGTCCCAGCTCACGGACGAGCAGGCGGACCCGGAGACCAAGGTCCAGGTCCACGCCATGGTCGAGGCCTACAAGGGCGTGATCGAACAGCTCTACGTCCGCGACCGGGCGGGCGTCGAGGCCCTGTTCGACGGGCTGACCCTGGTCGAGCCGGGCGTGACCCTGATGCCGGAGTGGCAGCCCCACCCGGACACCGACATCCCCACCGGCAGCCCGGCCCACCACCTGGGCTACGCCGCCGTGGGCCGGGTCGACTGA
- a CDS encoding NADH-quinone oxidoreductase subunit B, which translates to MTVSTLDWGTTYRVTVLDLGLACCGVEVMAALEGHRPDQLEALGVDPVHAAGEAHVLVVSGTVTDAMLPAVIATYQEMPEPRYVISVGACSNTGGPYWDSYSVTKGIDQVLPVHVAVPGCPPRPEALLDGLAALHRMVS; encoded by the coding sequence GTGACGGTTTCCACCTTGGACTGGGGCACGACGTACCGGGTCACCGTGCTCGACCTCGGCCTGGCCTGCTGCGGCGTCGAGGTGATGGCCGCGCTCGAGGGCCACCGCCCCGACCAGCTCGAAGCCCTGGGGGTCGACCCCGTGCACGCGGCGGGCGAGGCCCACGTGCTCGTCGTTTCCGGCACGGTCACCGACGCCATGTTGCCCGCGGTGATCGCGACCTACCAGGAGATGCCGGAACCGCGGTACGTGATCTCCGTCGGCGCGTGCAGCAACACCGGCGGCCCGTACTGGGACTCCTACAGCGTCACCAAGGGCATCGACCAGGTGCTCCCGGTGCACGTCGCCGTGCCGGGCTGCCCGCCACGCCCCGAGGCACTGCTCGACGGCCTCGCCGCGCTGCACCGGATGGTGTCGTGA
- a CDS encoding Lrp/AsnC family transcriptional regulator codes for MDTIDQRIISRLMANARSSYADIGKEVGLSAPAVKRRVDKLLDTGVLRGFTAVVDPEQLGWGTEAFVEVHCRGNVAPHDIQQRLESMPEVRAAYTVSGAADAIVHLRAANIHHLETALERLRAVEIIDRTVSTVVLSRLLDRPPAP; via the coding sequence GTGGACACGATCGACCAGCGAATCATTTCACGCCTCATGGCCAACGCCCGGTCCAGCTACGCCGACATCGGCAAGGAGGTCGGCCTGTCCGCGCCCGCGGTGAAGCGGCGGGTGGACAAGCTGCTGGACACGGGCGTCCTGCGCGGCTTCACCGCCGTCGTCGACCCCGAGCAGCTCGGCTGGGGCACGGAGGCGTTCGTCGAGGTGCACTGCCGCGGCAACGTCGCGCCGCACGACATCCAGCAGCGCTTGGAGTCGATGCCGGAGGTGCGCGCCGCCTACACCGTCTCCGGCGCGGCGGACGCGATCGTGCACCTGCGCGCGGCCAACATCCACCACCTGGAGACCGCGCTGGAACGGCTGCGCGCCGTGGAGATCATCGACCGGACCGTGTCGACTGTCGTGCTCTCCCGACTCTTGGACCGCCCACCGGCCCCCTAG
- a CDS encoding 2-oxoacid:ferredoxin oxidoreductase subunit beta has protein sequence MTATELGLPTVGGLVGVPTADEPQKAKDYKSDQEVRWCPGCGDYVVLNAVQSFLPTLGLKRENIVFVSGIGCSSRFPYYMNTYGMHSIHGRAPAIATGLAVARPDLSVWVVTGDGDALSIGGNHLIHTLRRNVNLKILLFNNRIYGLTKGQYSPTSEEGKVTKSTPLGSLDHPFNPVSLALGAEATFVGRAVDSDRAGLTEVLRQAAEHRGSALVEIYQNCPIFNDGAFDVLKDSDEAARRIINVVDGQPITFGNGEYSVVREGFGLAVAKSADVSPEDVVVHDASDLNLAFALSRLSTQDLQHTVTGVFRNVARTTYDDAARAQVEQAKAAKPADLRALLHGKDTWTVTG, from the coding sequence ATGACGGCGACGGAACTGGGCCTGCCGACCGTTGGGGGTCTGGTCGGCGTGCCCACGGCGGACGAGCCGCAGAAGGCCAAGGACTACAAGTCGGACCAGGAGGTCCGCTGGTGCCCCGGCTGCGGCGACTACGTGGTGCTCAACGCCGTGCAGTCGTTCCTGCCCACGCTGGGGCTCAAGCGCGAGAACATCGTGTTCGTGTCGGGGATCGGCTGCTCCTCGCGGTTCCCGTACTACATGAACACCTACGGCATGCACTCCATCCACGGGCGCGCGCCGGCCATCGCGACCGGCCTGGCCGTGGCCCGGCCGGACCTGTCGGTGTGGGTCGTCACCGGTGACGGCGACGCCCTGTCCATCGGCGGCAACCACCTGATCCACACGCTGCGCCGCAACGTCAACCTGAAGATCCTGCTGTTCAACAACCGGATCTACGGCCTGACGAAGGGCCAGTACTCGCCGACGTCCGAAGAGGGCAAGGTCACCAAGTCCACGCCGCTGGGCTCGCTGGACCACCCGTTCAACCCGGTGTCGCTGGCGCTGGGCGCGGAGGCCACGTTCGTCGGCCGCGCGGTCGACTCGGACCGGGCGGGGCTCACCGAGGTGCTGCGGCAGGCCGCCGAGCACCGCGGGTCGGCGCTGGTGGAGATCTACCAGAACTGCCCGATCTTCAACGACGGCGCGTTCGACGTGCTGAAGGACTCCGACGAGGCCGCGCGGCGGATCATCAACGTGGTCGACGGGCAGCCCATCACGTTCGGCAACGGCGAGTACTCCGTGGTGCGGGAGGGCTTCGGCCTGGCCGTGGCCAAGTCGGCGGACGTGTCGCCGGAGGACGTCGTGGTGCACGACGCGTCGGACCTGAACCTCGCGTTCGCGCTGTCGCGGCTGTCGACGCAGGACTTGCAGCACACCGTGACCGGCGTGTTCCGCAACGTGGCGCGGACGACGTACGACGACGCGGCGCGGGCGCAGGTGGAGCAGGCGAAGGCCGCGAAGCCCGCGGACCTGCGGGCGCTGCTGCACGGCAAGGACACGTGGACCGTGACCGGCTGA